A window of the Polaribacter batillariae genome harbors these coding sequences:
- a CDS encoding KpsF/GutQ family sugar-phosphate isomerase, which yields MKNSKSIISIAKQTFLTESKAIANLANLLNTHFEDAVNFILNANGRVIVTGIGKSANIATKIVATFNSTGTPAIFMHAADAIHGDLGNVQENDVVICISKSGNTPEIKVLVPLIKNYGNKIIAITGNVDSFLGKNADFPLNTFVEKEACPNNLAPTTSTTAQLVMGDALAVCLQKLRGFSSKDFAKYHPGGALGKRLYLRVSDLIKNNQTPKVSINDTVVKVIVEISEKRLGVTAVLNADKLVGIITDGDIRRMLTKTTDINNFTAKDIMGSNPKTIHKDAMAIEALEKLENNSITQILVVDDKNNYVGVVHLHDLIKEGIF from the coding sequence TTGAAAAATTCGAAATCTATAATTTCTATCGCAAAGCAGACCTTTTTAACTGAAAGTAAAGCGATTGCCAATTTAGCAAACTTATTAAATACCCATTTCGAAGACGCTGTTAACTTTATATTAAACGCAAATGGAAGAGTAATTGTAACAGGAATTGGAAAAAGTGCCAACATTGCAACTAAAATAGTAGCAACATTTAACTCTACAGGAACACCTGCCATTTTTATGCACGCTGCAGATGCCATTCATGGCGATTTAGGAAATGTACAAGAAAACGACGTGGTAATTTGTATTTCTAAAAGCGGAAATACACCAGAAATTAAAGTGTTAGTTCCGTTAATTAAAAATTATGGAAATAAAATAATTGCGATTACTGGAAATGTAGATTCTTTTTTAGGTAAAAATGCCGATTTTCCTTTAAACACATTTGTCGAAAAAGAGGCCTGCCCTAATAATTTAGCGCCTACCACAAGCACAACTGCTCAATTAGTAATGGGAGATGCTTTAGCGGTTTGCTTGCAAAAATTAAGAGGTTTTTCTAGCAAAGATTTTGCAAAATATCATCCAGGAGGTGCATTAGGCAAGCGTTTGTATTTAAGAGTTTCGGATTTGATTAAAAATAACCAAACCCCTAAAGTAAGTATTAATGATACTGTTGTAAAAGTAATTGTAGAAATTTCTGAAAAACGTTTAGGGGTAACTGCTGTTTTAAATGCTGATAAATTAGTAGGTATTATTACAGATGGAGATATTCGTAGAATGCTAACCAAAACAACAGACATAAACAATTTTACGGCAAAAGATATCATGGGCTCAAACCCAAAAACAATCCATAAAGATGCAATGGCTATTGAAGCTTTAGAAAAGTTAGAAAATAATAGTATTA
- a CDS encoding ATP-dependent DNA helicase RecQ, with protein MDLHGPLKKFFGFSKFKGLQEQVIKSIVNNENTFVIMPTGGGKSLCYQLPALMKEGTAIVVSPLIALMKNQVDAIRGISENDGVAHVLNSSLNKSEVNQVKEDIANGITKLLYVAPESLIKEEYVTFLRTQKISFVAIDEAHCISEWGHDFRPEYRNLKHIIKAIDNVPVICLTATATEKVQEDILKTLGITDANRFKASFNRANLFYEVRPKTSDVEKDIIRFVKQRMGKSGIIYCLSRKKVEEIAQILQVNGINAVPYHAGLDAKTRVKHQDMFLMEDCDVVVATIAFGMGIDKPDVRYVIHHDIPKSLESYYQETGRAGRDDGEGYCLAFYAYKDIEKLEKFMASKPVAEQEIGHALLQEVVGYAETSMSRRKYLLHYFGEEFDEINGEGADMDDNSRNPKKKHEAKDDVVKILSVVRDTFQKYKAKEIVNTIIGKENALLTSHKTHLQPFFGIGKDKSAAYWMALIRQILVVNFIRKEIEQYGVIKLQEKGEEFLRKPTSFMMTEDHTYSAENDNTIVTNAKSSGIAADQKLIKILKDLRKKVASKTGVPPFAIFQDPSLEDMALKYPITLEELSKVHGVGEGKARKFGKEFIKLISDYVDENDILRPDDLIVKSTGVNSGLKLYIIQNTDRKLPLEDIAKSKGKEMSDLIKEMEAIIYSGTKLNIDYALDDLLDEEQQEEIHEYFMEAESDSIQDALDEFDGDYDEEELRLMRIKFINEVGN; from the coding sequence ATGGATTTACATGGTCCTTTAAAAAAGTTTTTTGGTTTTAGTAAATTTAAAGGTTTACAAGAACAGGTTATAAAAAGTATTGTAAATAACGAGAATACCTTTGTTATTATGCCTACTGGAGGTGGTAAATCTCTTTGTTACCAATTGCCAGCATTAATGAAAGAAGGAACAGCCATTGTGGTTTCGCCTTTAATTGCATTGATGAAAAATCAGGTAGATGCCATAAGAGGCATTTCTGAGAATGATGGTGTTGCACACGTATTAAACTCATCTTTAAACAAAAGTGAGGTAAATCAGGTAAAAGAAGACATTGCTAATGGCATTACAAAGTTGCTATATGTGGCTCCAGAGTCTTTAATAAAAGAAGAATATGTAACTTTTTTACGTACTCAAAAAATTTCTTTTGTTGCGATTGATGAAGCACATTGTATTTCTGAATGGGGGCACGATTTTAGACCAGAATATAGGAATCTGAAACATATTATTAAGGCCATAGACAATGTTCCTGTAATTTGTTTAACCGCAACTGCTACAGAAAAAGTACAAGAAGATATTTTAAAAACGTTAGGCATTACAGATGCCAATCGATTTAAAGCGTCTTTTAATAGAGCGAATTTGTTTTATGAAGTGCGCCCAAAAACATCTGACGTAGAAAAAGATATTATCCGTTTTGTAAAACAACGCATGGGCAAATCTGGTATTATTTATTGTTTAAGTAGAAAAAAGGTAGAAGAAATTGCACAAATTTTACAAGTAAACGGAATTAATGCAGTGCCTTATCATGCAGGTTTAGATGCGAAAACAAGAGTAAAGCACCAAGATATGTTTTTAATGGAAGATTGCGATGTTGTAGTTGCAACGATTGCATTTGGTATGGGAATTGACAAACCAGATGTGCGTTATGTAATTCATCATGACATTCCTAAAAGTTTAGAAAGCTACTATCAAGAAACAGGAAGAGCAGGACGTGATGATGGTGAAGGATATTGTTTGGCTTTTTATGCCTATAAAGATATCGAAAAATTAGAAAAATTTATGGCGAGTAAACCTGTTGCAGAACAGGAAATTGGGCACGCTTTATTGCAAGAAGTAGTTGGTTATGCAGAAACTTCTATGAGCAGGCGTAAATATTTGCTGCACTATTTTGGTGAAGAATTCGACGAAATTAATGGAGAAGGAGCAGATATGGACGATAATTCTAGAAACCCAAAGAAAAAACACGAAGCTAAAGACGATGTTGTTAAAATATTATCTGTGGTTAGAGATACGTTTCAAAAATACAAAGCAAAAGAAATTGTAAATACAATTATTGGAAAAGAAAATGCCTTGTTAACCTCGCATAAAACCCATTTGCAACCCTTTTTTGGCATTGGAAAAGACAAATCTGCTGCTTATTGGATGGCATTAATTCGCCAGATTTTGGTAGTGAATTTTATTCGTAAAGAAATAGAACAATACGGAGTGATAAAATTACAGGAAAAAGGAGAGGAGTTTTTAAGAAAACCAACTTCTTTTATGATGACAGAAGACCATACTTATTCTGCAGAAAACGACAATACCATTGTTACCAACGCAAAATCTTCTGGAATTGCAGCCGACCAAAAACTAATTAAAATATTAAAAGATTTAAGAAAAAAAGTAGCTTCTAAAACTGGTGTTCCGCCTTTTGCCATTTTTCAAGACCCATCTTTAGAAGATATGGCTTTAAAATATCCAATAACTTTAGAAGAACTATCTAAAGTCCATGGAGTAGGAGAAGGAAAAGCAAGAAAATTTGGGAAGGAATTTATAAAATTAATTTCAGATTATGTAGATGAAAACGATATTTTAAGACCAGACGATTTAATTGTAAAAAGTACAGGAGTAAATTCTGGATTGAAGCTATACATCATTCAAAATACAGATAGAAAATTGCCTTTAGAAGACATTGCAAAGTCGAAAGGAAAAGAAATGAGTGATTTGATTAAAGAAATGGAAGCAATTATTTATTCTGGAACCAAATTAAATATCGATTATGCCTTGGATGATTTGTTGGATGAAGAACAACAAGAAGAGATTCACGAATATTTTATGGAGGCAGAGTCCGACAGCATTCAAGATGCTCTCGACGAATTTGATGGAGATTACGACGAAGAAGAGTTGCGTTTAATGCGAATTAAATTTATTAATGAAGTAGGGAATTAA
- a CDS encoding response regulator, with protein sequence MITIIMAEDHQMLIDGVKSFFEYDEDINIIGTVNNGEDLVKLVSLKQPKVVITDIRMPKMDGIQATKIIKKKFPHIYILAMTMFDQPDAIKQMLDAGATGYILKNSGIKMLSKAIVSVASRETFFDPNVAFNFMNSYINDNVTVGKTDKIVLSNREKEILHLIANGKTSKEIAAELFLAKTTIDTHRKNMIRKLNLSSGSELVKYAVDKKYQF encoded by the coding sequence ATGATTACAATAATAATGGCAGAAGACCATCAAATGTTAATTGATGGCGTAAAATCTTTTTTTGAGTATGATGAAGATATCAATATCATTGGTACAGTAAATAATGGAGAAGATTTGGTAAAACTAGTTTCTTTAAAGCAACCAAAGGTAGTAATTACAGATATTAGAATGCCTAAAATGGACGGAATACAAGCTACAAAAATCATTAAAAAGAAATTTCCTCATATTTATATTTTAGCGATGACAATGTTCGACCAACCAGATGCCATCAAACAAATGTTAGATGCTGGTGCAACTGGATATATTTTAAAAAACTCCGGAATAAAAATGCTCTCGAAAGCAATTGTTTCTGTTGCTAGTAGAGAAACGTTTTTCGACCCAAATGTTGCTTTTAATTTTATGAATAGCTATATAAACGACAACGTAACCGTTGGAAAAACCGATAAAATTGTTTTATCTAATAGAGAAAAAGAGATTTTACATTTAATTGCAAACGGAAAAACTTCTAAAGAAATAGCCGCCGAATTATTTTTAGCAAAAACAACCATAGATACGCATCGAAAAAATATGATTCGAAAACTAAATTTATCTTCTGGTAGCGAACTCGTTAAATACGCTGTTGATAAGAAATACCAATTTTAA
- a CDS encoding sensor histidine kinase encodes MKNKFLYLVLLFFVSGCFSIISQNKEDSLFVNKEFFYNLKLLEFKKAKQNYQQNFREDLKSYYQIFILKDTTYQFPIKPKAIDFLNFGLHTIQFKNDRVNAFKYYLKALEICNSVENKELEKTILRKILDLYLKGNLQNDNDYLNYLNKYKAVCKDNYDLLYYYSFYYQLKSQTEIYNEKVSKNQEIYNKIFVSYDSLVNNYNFNKLLIFYYRDKGNYIIRNNPKIAKKYYEKQLKKCFDDVFYKQIKYIIYCNLSRICSLLNKHKEGLSYLKEAQKYNDNNIKNELALAIYKANHYAKLKQLDSAFFFSEKSRNLIYLYNFQKHNTEVSKIKVELDTEKKEKENLQLKQKNLETEAKRIKNRNFLIGSLLFIVLAGTIAILALKNSKRKQKLLEQEKELETQKNLTLLKEQELATINAMVDGQEKERKRIAEDLHDNLGSVLATLKLHFENLQINTKRKKINQEELFNKTESLIDEAYLKVRSIAHAKNAGVIANQGLLTAVQMMAEKISSAEKIYIEVVHFGLNKRLENSLEITVFRIVQELITNILKHAEATNATINISVYDKNLNIIVEDNGKGFQTKNTSSKDGMGIGSIKTRIAHLNGTFEIDTTIGKGSSVIIDIPIA; translated from the coding sequence ATGAAAAATAAATTTTTATATCTCGTACTTTTATTTTTTGTTAGTGGTTGTTTTTCAATTATAAGTCAAAATAAAGAAGACTCTTTGTTCGTAAACAAAGAGTTTTTTTACAACCTAAAATTATTAGAATTTAAAAAAGCTAAACAAAATTATCAACAAAACTTTAGAGAAGATTTAAAAAGTTACTACCAAATTTTTATTTTAAAAGACACAACTTATCAATTTCCAATAAAACCTAAAGCAATAGATTTTTTAAATTTTGGTTTACACACAATACAATTTAAAAATGATAGGGTTAATGCTTTTAAATATTATTTAAAAGCATTAGAAATTTGTAATTCAGTTGAAAATAAAGAATTAGAAAAAACAATCTTAAGAAAAATATTAGATTTATATTTAAAAGGAAATCTACAAAATGATAATGATTATTTAAATTATCTAAACAAGTATAAAGCAGTTTGCAAAGATAATTACGACCTACTTTACTATTATTCTTTTTACTATCAATTAAAAAGTCAAACAGAAATTTACAACGAAAAAGTTTCTAAAAATCAAGAAATTTATAATAAAATATTTGTTTCCTACGATTCTCTAGTAAACAACTACAATTTTAATAAACTTTTAATTTTTTATTACAGAGATAAAGGAAATTATATAATTAGAAACAATCCTAAAATTGCAAAAAAATATTACGAGAAACAATTAAAAAAGTGTTTTGATGATGTTTTTTATAAACAAATAAAATATATTATTTATTGTAATTTATCTAGAATTTGTTCACTATTAAATAAACATAAAGAAGGTTTAAGTTATTTAAAAGAAGCCCAAAAATATAATGATAATAATATAAAAAATGAACTTGCATTAGCCATTTACAAAGCAAATCATTACGCCAAATTAAAACAATTAGATTCGGCATTTTTTTTTAGTGAAAAATCTAGGAATTTAATTTATTTATACAATTTTCAAAAGCATAACACAGAAGTCTCTAAAATTAAAGTTGAATTAGATACAGAAAAAAAAGAAAAAGAAAACTTACAATTAAAACAAAAAAATTTAGAAACCGAAGCCAAAAGAATAAAAAACAGAAACTTCTTAATTGGCAGTCTCTTATTTATTGTACTGGCAGGAACCATAGCCATTTTAGCGCTTAAGAACTCCAAAAGAAAACAAAAACTTTTAGAGCAAGAGAAAGAACTAGAAACACAAAAAAATCTTACCCTTTTAAAAGAACAAGAATTGGCTACTATAAATGCAATGGTAGATGGCCAAGAAAAAGAACGCAAACGAATCGCAGAAGATTTGCATGACAATTTAGGTTCTGTTTTAGCGACTTTAAAATTACATTTCGAAAATCTTCAAATAAATACAAAAAGGAAAAAAATAAACCAAGAAGAACTATTTAACAAAACAGAAAGTTTAATAGACGAAGCCTATTTAAAAGTACGTAGTATTGCGCACGCAAAAAATGCTGGAGTTATTGCGAATCAAGGTCTTTTAACTGCTGTACAAATGATGGCAGAGAAAATTTCTTCCGCAGAGAAAATTTATATCGAAGTTGTTCATTTCGGTTTAAACAAACGCTTAGAAAATAGTTTAGAGATTACCGTTTTTAGAATTGTACAAGAATTAATTACCAATATTCTAAAACATGCAGAAGCCACAAATGCAACTATAAACATTAGCGTTTACGATAAAAACCTAAACATTATTGTAGAAGATAATGGAAAAGGATTTCAAACAAAAAACACAAGTTCGAAAGACGGAATGGGCATTGGATCTATAAAAACCAGAATAGCACATTTAAATGGAACTTTCGAAATAGATACAACCATTGGCAAAGGAAGTTCTGTAATTATAGACATTCCTATTGCGTAA
- a CDS encoding ZIP family metal transporter — MSYILLILSVLLGSVLVFIIKPSHKIVRLLLAFSGAYLLSVTVLHLLPDVYTINSNDTIVGIFILIGIILQSVLESFSKGAEHGHIHIHSDGKKFPTLLFVSLCLHAFSEGLPIHHADNNLLWAIVVHKIPIAIVLTTFLLHTKYSKKTVFLFLSFFAIMSPLGILLGDKISFFTTYATEITALIIGVFLHISTIILFETTENHKFNLQKFIAILLGVLLTIFTL, encoded by the coding sequence ATGAGTTATATTCTTCTAATCTTATCTGTTCTTTTAGGTTCTGTATTGGTTTTTATTATAAAACCGAGTCATAAAATTGTTCGTTTATTATTGGCTTTTAGTGGAGCTTATTTACTTTCTGTTACTGTTTTACATTTATTGCCAGACGTTTACACAATTAATTCTAATGATACCATTGTGGGTATTTTTATTTTAATAGGAATTATTTTACAATCTGTTTTAGAATCGTTTTCTAAAGGTGCAGAACATGGGCATATTCATATTCATTCAGATGGAAAAAAGTTTCCTACATTGCTTTTTGTAAGTTTATGTTTGCATGCCTTTTCGGAAGGCTTGCCAATACATCATGCAGATAATAATTTATTATGGGCAATTGTGGTGCATAAAATTCCGATTGCAATTGTATTAACAACTTTTTTATTGCACACAAAATATTCTAAAAAAACTGTTTTTTTATTTCTATCCTTTTTTGCCATTATGAGTCCTTTAGGAATACTTTTGGGAGATAAAATTTCGTTTTTTACAACATATGCTACCGAAATAACTGCTTTAATTATTGGTGTTTTTCTACACATATCTACCATTATTCTTTTTGAAACAACTGAAAATCATAAATTTAACTTACAAAAGTTTATAGCCATTCTTTTAGGAGTTTTATTAACTATTTTTACTTTGTAG
- a CDS encoding class I SAM-dependent methyltransferase: protein MTTKDWFTEWFNTPYYHILYKNRNDHDAQLFMKNITEFLALPKSTHILDLPCGKGRHSVFLNSLGYTVTGGDLSEKSIEFAKQFENKTLSFKVHDMRKPFNKTYDSVFNLFTSFGYFEDDAEDILILKNIKNGLNKNGYFVFDFLNAKKVQANLVTKETKIVNNITFHIQREITNGFILKHISFFADGKNHSYTERVKFLDLQKMTSYFNKVGFTITNIFGDYYLNNFDSKNSNRLILVAK, encoded by the coding sequence ATGACAACAAAAGATTGGTTTACAGAGTGGTTTAACACCCCATATTATCATATTTTATATAAAAACAGGAACGATCACGACGCTCAGTTATTTATGAAAAATATAACCGAGTTTTTAGCCCTACCAAAATCTACGCATATTTTAGACTTGCCTTGTGGCAAAGGACGCCATTCTGTATTTTTAAACTCTTTAGGTTATACAGTTACTGGTGGAGATTTGTCTGAGAAAAGTATCGAATTTGCAAAACAATTCGAAAATAAAACTTTAAGCTTTAAAGTGCATGATATGCGTAAACCTTTCAACAAAACATACGATTCTGTTTTTAATTTATTTACCAGTTTTGGTTATTTTGAAGATGATGCCGAGGATATTTTAATTCTAAAAAACATAAAAAACGGATTGAACAAAAATGGGTACTTTGTCTTCGATTTTTTAAATGCCAAAAAGGTACAAGCAAATTTAGTAACAAAAGAAACCAAAATCGTAAACAATATTACCTTTCACATACAAAGAGAAATTACAAATGGTTTTATCTTAAAGCATATTTCTTTTTTTGCTGATGGAAAAAATCATTCTTATACAGAACGTGTAAAGTTTTTAGATTTGCAAAAAATGACTTCTTATTTTAACAAAGTTGGTTTTACCATTACCAATATTTTTGGAGATTATTACCTAAATAATTTTGATTCTAAAAACTCTAATCGATTAATTTTAGTGGCTAAATAA
- a CDS encoding THUMP domain-containing class I SAM-dependent RNA methyltransferase, translating to MDKDFKMTATTLFGLEGVLAKELKDLGAQDVKEGIRSVSFRGDKGFMYKANIALRTAVRVLKPIKTCKIYDEEDLYEAIQKIKWENYLEVTGTFAIGAVVNSKNFTSNSHYISLKSKDAIADYFRHKYSKRPNVDLDYPDVKIHIHIHKEWLTVSLDSSGDSLHKRGYRTATNIAPINEVLAAGMVLLSGYTGDENFIDPMCGSGTILIEAAMIANNIPANINRKLFAFENWKDYDEELYFVIQDALLKKIRSSHFKIMGFDKAPSAVQKAQANIKNANLDEFIGVHHVNFFNSKKEVFGNTTILFNPPYGERLNIDTNEFYKKIGDTLKHNYPGSTAWLITSDTDALKSVGLRTSKRIALKNGDLNCKFVKYELYEGTRKFKKRNNEEEE from the coding sequence ATGGATAAAGATTTTAAAATGACGGCCACCACACTTTTTGGTTTAGAAGGTGTTTTAGCAAAAGAACTAAAAGATTTAGGAGCACAAGATGTAAAAGAAGGTATAAGAAGTGTTTCTTTTCGCGGAGACAAAGGCTTTATGTACAAAGCAAATATAGCATTAAGAACTGCAGTTCGCGTTTTAAAGCCTATAAAAACTTGTAAAATTTACGACGAAGAAGACTTATACGAAGCGATTCAAAAAATAAAGTGGGAAAACTATTTAGAAGTAACAGGCACTTTTGCGATAGGAGCCGTAGTAAATTCTAAAAATTTTACCTCAAATTCTCATTACATCTCTTTAAAATCGAAAGATGCCATTGCCGATTATTTTCGCCATAAATATAGTAAAAGACCTAATGTAGATTTAGATTACCCAGATGTAAAAATCCACATTCATATTCATAAAGAATGGTTAACGGTTTCTTTAGATTCTTCTGGAGATTCTTTGCATAAAAGAGGGTATAGAACAGCAACAAATATTGCACCCATTAACGAAGTTTTAGCAGCAGGTATGGTTTTATTATCTGGTTATACTGGAGACGAAAACTTTATAGATCCTATGTGTGGTTCTGGAACCATTTTAATTGAAGCAGCAATGATTGCCAACAATATTCCTGCAAATATCAACAGGAAACTTTTTGCTTTTGAAAACTGGAAAGATTATGATGAGGAATTATATTTTGTAATTCAAGATGCTTTGTTGAAGAAAATTCGTTCTTCTCACTTTAAAATAATGGGTTTCGATAAAGCGCCATCTGCGGTACAAAAAGCGCAGGCAAATATCAAAAATGCCAATTTAGATGAATTTATTGGAGTACACCATGTTAACTTTTTTAACTCTAAAAAAGAAGTTTTTGGGAACACTACTATTTTGTTTAATCCGCCTTATGGCGAGCGTTTAAATATAGATACTAACGAGTTTTACAAGAAAATTGGCGATACTTTAAAACACAATTATCCTGGTTCTACAGCTTGGTTAATTACTTCAGATACAGATGCTTTAAAATCTGTAGGTTTAAGAACATCAAAAAGAATTGCACTTAAAAACGGAGACTTAAATTGTAAATTTGTAAAATACGAATTGTACGAAGGAACCCGTAAATTTAAAAAACGAAATAACGAAGAAGAAGAATAG
- a CDS encoding DUF4386 domain-containing protein — translation MEIISRNKKARIAGILYLLLVISGFIYLVYIPSELIDLQNATKTIENIKGSELLFRLGIVTSILSSLIFMLLPLALYNLLKNVNKVSAKFMVLFALISIPISFVNILNKFSVLTLINKSEYAQNLGQIELQTQVMLYLENYNNGIEISQIFWGLWLLPFGYLVYKSGFLPKILGILLMAGCFGYLITFFGGFLYSDFNKTIISDIVGLPAPIGEIGICLWLLIMRTNKFNFKKTTIN, via the coding sequence ATGGAAATTATATCACGAAATAAAAAAGCAAGAATTGCGGGAATACTTTATTTATTACTTGTCATTTCTGGATTTATCTACCTTGTATATATTCCTTCAGAATTGATTGATTTACAAAATGCCACAAAAACCATAGAAAATATAAAAGGTTCTGAACTTTTATTTAGACTTGGAATAGTAACATCAATTCTATCTTCTCTTATTTTTATGTTACTGCCTTTGGCACTTTATAATCTTCTAAAGAACGTAAATAAAGTTTCGGCAAAATTTATGGTTCTCTTTGCATTAATAAGTATACCCATTTCTTTTGTAAATATTCTAAATAAGTTTTCAGTTTTGACCTTAATCAATAAGTCAGAATACGCACAAAACCTCGGACAAATAGAATTACAGACCCAAGTAATGCTATATCTTGAAAATTATAATAATGGAATTGAAATTTCACAAATATTTTGGGGACTTTGGCTTTTGCCATTTGGATATTTGGTGTACAAATCTGGTTTTCTTCCAAAAATTTTAGGCATACTTTTAATGGCGGGTTGCTTTGGTTACTTAATTACTTTTTTTGGAGGTTTTTTATATTCAGATTTTAATAAAACGATTATTTCTGATATTGTAGGACTTCCAGCACCAATTGGGGAAATCGGAATTTGTTTGTGGCTTTTAATAATGCGCACGAATAAATTCAACTTCAAAAAAACCACAATAAATTAA
- a CDS encoding DUF6326 family protein — translation MLENPKVNVKIKLSALWASATFCYLYGDYFELYAPNKINSLITGENIMDSPTKLLIASIILAIPSLMVAFSIFLRPKINRILNITFGTLFTLMMMFIGFATTDDWYLFYVFLAFLESIITILIVWYAWKWPKEQTI, via the coding sequence ATGTTAGAAAATCCAAAAGTAAATGTCAAAATTAAACTTTCAGCTTTATGGGCTTCCGCAACATTCTGTTATTTATATGGCGACTATTTTGAACTTTACGCACCAAATAAAATAAACAGTTTAATTACAGGCGAAAATATTATGGATAGTCCAACAAAGTTGTTAATAGCATCTATAATTTTGGCTATTCCATCATTAATGGTTGCATTTTCAATTTTTCTTAGACCAAAAATAAACCGAATTCTAAATATCACATTTGGAACACTATTCACTTTAATGATGATGTTTATTGGATTTGCAACAACGGATGATTGGTATTTATTTTATGTCTTCTTAGCCTTTTTAGAAAGCATTATTACTATTTTAATCGTTTGGTATGCTTGGAAATGGCCTAAAGAACAAACTATTTAA
- a CDS encoding AAA family ATPase, with protein MKVLIFGASGSGTTTLGKEIEKRTDFKHLDIDDYYWKKTNPPFQEKTPLTERNENLKVYFNKFDKVVVSGSMVSWGKEWETAFDLAVFIRLENTERMKRLKMREVERYEKRLLTDKKVQQNSKAFLEWANQYENSNFDGRSLKVHNDWIKLLNCKVLRLDGKTELNKNMEIVLNEIKTIAKS; from the coding sequence ATGAAAGTTTTAATATTTGGAGCATCTGGTTCAGGAACAACTACACTTGGAAAAGAAATTGAAAAAAGAACTGATTTTAAGCATTTGGACATTGATGACTATTACTGGAAGAAAACCAATCCGCCATTTCAAGAAAAAACACCATTGACTGAACGTAATGAAAATCTGAAAGTGTACTTTAATAAGTTTGATAAAGTGGTTGTAAGTGGCTCAATGGTAAGTTGGGGAAAAGAATGGGAAACAGCATTTGATTTAGCTGTTTTTATCCGATTGGAAAACACGGAACGAATGAAGCGGTTGAAAATGCGTGAAGTTGAACGATATGAAAAAAGACTTTTGACAGACAAAAAAGTTCAACAGAACTCAAAAGCATTTTTGGAATGGGCAAACCAATATGAAAACTCAAACTTTGACGGTAGAAGTTTAAAAGTTCATAACGATTGGATTAAATTATTGAACTGCAAAGTTTTAAGATTGGACGGAAAGACGGAACTGAATAAAAATATGGAAATCGTATTGAATGAAATTAAAACTATTGCAAAAAGTTAA
- a CDS encoding Crp/Fnr family transcriptional regulator, whose amino-acid sequence MDKSILELLKKAGEFSEKESILLKNELQYKKLKKDDYLLEKGNTCSSLSFIISGSFYQYSIDLELNKNIIDLNVSNDWVINHKSFTTRKPSEYSIQAFEDSSIYELSIDAIHRLIAQSQSFLQMGKVLEESTSRIDFFDNNNTPDEKYNFILKNKPNLLQKFPQKLIASYLKITPETLSRVRKRIK is encoded by the coding sequence ATGGATAAATCAATTTTGGAACTTCTAAAAAAAGCAGGAGAGTTTTCCGAAAAAGAATCTATCCTTCTAAAAAATGAACTTCAGTACAAAAAACTAAAAAAAGATGACTATCTACTTGAGAAAGGTAATACTTGTTCTTCTCTGAGTTTTATAATTTCAGGTAGTTTTTATCAATACAGTATTGATTTAGAACTCAATAAAAATATTATTGACTTAAATGTTAGTAATGATTGGGTTATAAATCATAAAAGTTTTACCACCAGAAAACCATCCGAATATTCAATTCAAGCTTTCGAAGATAGTTCCATCTATGAACTTTCAATAGATGCTATACATAGATTAATTGCTCAATCTCAATCATTTTTACAAATGGGTAAAGTTTTAGAGGAATCAACTTCACGAATTGATTTTTTTGATAACAATAATACACCAGATGAAAAATATAATTTCATACTTAAAAACAAACCAAATTTACTTCAAAAGTTCCCACAAAAATTAATAGCATCTTATCTTAAAATCACACCTGAAACATTGAGCAGAGTGAGGAAAAGAATTAAATGA